TGTGGGTGGCGATCCTCACCGGGTACACCGTGCATGTGGCGCGGAAGTTTCGGGCCCGTCTGACCGACCCACTGGTGGGGATGGCCCTGCTGGTGATGCTGGTGGTCTGTGCTTTCTTTTTTCTTCTAATCCTCGGGCCCGCCAACCCCTTCACCACGGTGTCGGCCTTACCCGGTTTCGATGGTCCGGGTCCGAATCCGCTGCTGCAGGAGCACATCCTGATGGCGATTCATCCGCCGATGCTCTACCTGGGATACGTGGGGTTCACGGTGCCGTTTGCCTTTGCCATCGCGGCACTGGCCACGGGTCGTCTCGGTGAAGGTTGGCTGTTGGAAACCAGGCGGGCCACTCTCACCGCCTGGGGGTTTCTCACCATCGGGATCATTCTCGGTGCGTGGTGGAGTTACGAAGTCCTTGGTTGGGGTGGCTATTGGGGCTGGGACCCGGTGGAGAACGCCTCGTTGCTGCCGTGGCTCACCGGTACCGCCTATCTGCATTCGGTGCTGGTGCAGGAACGTCGCGGCATGCTGCGGGTCTGGAACCTTTCCCTGCTCTGCGCCACCTTCAGCCTCACGATCCTTGGCACGTTCCTCACCCGTTCCGGGGTACTCGAGTCGGTGCATGCCTTTAGCGACAGCGACATTGGGGTCTGGCTCCTGTCGTTCTTCGCCCTCACCGTGGCGGTCACCCTCGGCCTCATCGGCTGGCGGGGCGACCAGTTGCGCTCGCCCGGGCAGATCGATTCTCCCCTCTCGCGCGAGAGTGCCTTTCTCGTCAACAACGTGTTGTTTGCCGCCTTCGCCTTTGTAGTACTGCTGGGCACGGTGTTCCCGTTGATTGCCGAGGCGGTCAACGGGCGCGGGGTGGCGGTCGGACCGCCGTACTTCAATAGGATGACCGTACCGATCGGTCTGGCCTTGCTATTCATGATGGCCGTCGCCCCGGTGCTGCCGTGGCGGAAGGCCTCCACCGAGTTGCTCTCCAAGCGATTGTTCTTCCCGGCCTGGGCGGCGGCCATCACCGCGGTGGTAGCCGTGGCCCTGGGCACCCGAGGTTTTGGCACGGTGGCCACTTTCGCGTTGGGTGCGTTTGCCGGTGGGGCCGCGCTCCGGCAGGTGGTTCTCGCTACTCGCCGGCAAGGTTGGCGGGGCTTCGTAGGTCGCGCCAACGGGGGGATGATCGTGCACCTTGGGGTGGTGATTATCGCCGTGGCGATCGCCACCAACGGTCACTTCCTGCGCGAGGTCGAGACTTCTTTCGAGCCGGGGCAGACGCTGACGGTGGGGGGTCATGAGATCACCTACCTACGCACCGTCGTGGTGGAGGAACGCAACCGAACGGCCACCAAGGTGAGCGTGCAGATCGATGGCGACCAGATCTACGAGCCGGCCCTTTCGCGTTACCCCGGGTTTGGTTCCCTGATCGGCACGCCGTCGGTGAAGACGGGCCTGCGCGAAGACGTGTACATCACCGTGACCCGACTTCCTGAGGGTGCCGACGGTCCCGTGGTGCTCCGGGTGATTATTCAACCGATGGCCCTCTGGCTTTGGATTGGCGGCGGGGTAATGCTGTTGGGCACGATCTTGGCGGCGTGGCCAGGCCGTCGTCGGCGACCAACCGATCCGGTGTCGGCGCTGATTCCTCTCGACGGTCCGGTTTCGGTGGCCCCGGGGCGAGGGACGGAGTGAGCGTCGCGGGCGCTGAGCCTGATCGTTCCGATGATCTCCCTGGCTCGGTTCGGGACGGGCGGCCGATGGTGATCGTGGCGGTGGTGTTGGCCGTGGTGGTGGCGTTGTTGATTGCCGTGCTGGCCACTCGTTCCCCCAGTGGGGAACGCAGTCGGCAGAGTCCGCTCCTGGGTCGGCCCGCCCCAGCCATTGTGGGCACCACCCTGGCCGGGGACGGCTTCGATCTGGCTGCGTACCGGGGCCGCTGGGTGGTGGTGAACTTCTTCGCCACCTGGTGCATTCCCTGCGTGCAGGAGCACCCGGAACTGGCCAAGTTCCAGGCCCGTCATGCCAGCACCGGCGACGCCGCCTTGGTGAGTGTCTTGTTCGACAACACCGCCGATGAGGCGCAGGTGTTTTTTACCGAGAACGGCGGTGACTGGCCGGTGGTGGTCGATGAGGCGGGCGCGGTAGGGGTGGACTACGGCGTGGCCCGCGTACCCGAATCGTTCCTGGTGGCGCCCAACGGCATCGTGGCTCAGCGCCTCGTAGGCGGGGTTACCGCCGCCGAAGTCGACGACCTCATCGCCCAGTACGAGGGGGCTCCGGAGTGACTGCACTGGTTCGGCATCCACGCTTTCGACGGTGGGGGTGGATCGTCATTGCCGCCCTGATGCTCGTTTCGTTGGGGCGCGCCACGCTGGAGGCTGGTCCGCCCCGCACCACGGCGGAACAGGTCCGGGTCATCGGCGCCACCCTTAAGTGCCCCACCTGTCGCAGCCAGTCGGTGGCGGGCTCGGATGCTGCCGCAGCCAAAGCGATCCGCAACGAGATCACCCAACGGGTGGAGGCGGGGGAGTCGGGCGATGAAATCCGCCGGGCCATCTCAGCCACCTACGACGATGTGCAACTGATCCCCCCGGCGAGTGGGTTCGAGGGGTTGGTGTGGATCCTCCCAGTGTTCGTCCTCGTGCTAGCTCTCGCCGGTGTCGCCACCGGGGTGGCGCGCTGGCAGAGCGCCACCACGCGGCACGCGACCGAAGCCGATCGGGCTCTGGTGCACAAAGCCTTGGACAAGCGATGAGCGACTTGGAGGACCAGCGGGAGTTCCTGTTGCGCTCGTTGGAGGATCTCGAACGCGAACATGACGCCGGCGACATCGAAGAGCAGGACTACGGCGTGCTCAAGGACGACTACACCGCCCGGGCGGCAGCGGTCTTGCGGGCGATCGAGCAGGGTGGGGTGCGGGCACCGGTATCAGCGCGGCGCCGCCGGTCGTGGGTGGCGGTGGGGGGAGTGGTGCTTTTCGCTCTGCTGGCGGCGGTCTTGGTGGCGCAGGGTTCGGGTCGTCGCGATGCCGGCGACACGCTGACCGGGGGTATCCGCCAGTCCAGTACGGAGAAACTCAACGAGGCGGGTCGGCGGGGCAGCGAGGGGGACTACCCGGGCGGGATCGCCCTCTACGACGAGGTACTCGTGGCCGACCCCGATAATCGCGAAGCTCTTACCTACCGGGGCTGGTTCCTCTTCTTGTCGGGGGAGCGCGCCGAGGGTCTGACCCAACTGTTGGAAGTGGCTACCGCGCAGGGCGACTACCCCGACGTGCACGCCTTCCTGGCGGTGGTGTTCGACCGGAATGGGCTGAGTGCGGAGGCACTGCAGGAACTCCGTTTGCTCGACGGACTCGACGCTCCGGCGTACATTCGCGACATCGTTGCCCCCTTGCGCGACCGGCTCGAAGCCGCCGCGTCGAGTACCACCACTGTCGCCGGTGGCGGCTGAATCACCCTTAGGCGGGCGGGGGTAGGTAGTGACCCTTGGTGATTCGGTTGGCATCCCAGGCCAGGACCCAGGTGGACGCTTTTTGCCACCGGAGGTCGTCTTTGAGTTTCAGACCCTGCACCAGGAGGGCATCGAGGACATCGGGGATCACGTCACCGTGGCTGCAGAAGGCCGCGTTCGTATTTCGCAGGCCGTTCGCCGCCGCTAAGGCTCCCGCCGCTCCCGCCCCTTCGGTGAGGCAAGCCTCGCTCCGCACCGGCAGATCGAGGCGTTGGGCTAGGGGCTCGAGGGTTCGCTCGCAGCGGAGAAAGGGACTGGCGAGCAAAACGGTGATGCCACTGTGGGCGAACTGCCTGGCCAGAGCAGTGGCCTGGCGCTGTCCTCGGGGGGACAGCGGTCGCTGCTCGTCGGCTCCGTCGTGATCGCGGCGATGACCAGCGTCGGCATGGCGTATCAGGTAGAGCTTGCCCATTCCGCCGGGAGGATAGTCGCGTGCCTGATCGACTCGGCAAGCTCAACGCAAGCTGCGCAGGGCCTCCAGGATGGGCGGGAGGGCATCGATGGCGGCGGTGACGTCGGCCTCGGTGGTGTTCCATCCCACCGATAGCCGGAGGCTGCGGTGCGCGTCTAGCCCCATGGCTTCCAGTACCGGGGAGGGCTCGAGAGCCTCCGAAGAGCAGGCGCTGCCGGAGTGGGCGGCCACCCCGGCGCGATCGAGGCCAAGAATGACCGCCTGTGGCTCGATGCCGTCGATGCCAAGACACACGAGGTGGGGGAGCCGATTGATGGGATCTCCATAGCGATGCACGCCGATCATGGTGTCGGCGGCCGCCGCGATGCGCTCGGTGAGGCGGCGTTGCTCGGCGCTCTCGGTGTCGGTGTTCACGGCGGCGGCGGCGGCCCCGAACCCGGCGATGGACGACACCGACTCGAGTCCGGCGCGCCGGGCCCGTTCCTGCTCGCCACCGAGGAGGAGGGGTCGCACTCGCAGGCCGCGGCGCACCAGCAGGGCGCCCACCCCGGCGGGCCCACCGAACTTGTGGGCCGACACGGACAGCAGATCGGCGCCGAGGTCGTCGAAGGTGATGGTGTCGTGGCCGATGGCTTGGGCCGCATCAACGTGCACGAGGACACCCCGAGATTGGCATCGGGCCACGACTTCAGCCACTGGCTGCGTGGTGCCAACCTCGTGGTTTCCCCACTGGACATGCACCACGGCGGTGTCCGGGCGAAGGGCGTTGAGCACTTCGTCGGGATCGATGCGACCGTGGTGATCGGTGCCCACCAGTGTCACCTCGCCGTTGGCCGCCGCCCCGAGTCGTACTGCGGAGTGCTCCACGGCCGCCAGCACCTGGTGACTACCCCGCTCGGCTGCCCCCCAGCAGGCCGCCGCGATTGCCTCGGTAGCCCCACTGGTGAACACAATCGAACGGGGGCGGGTGCCGAGGAGGTCGGCTACCTGCTCACGGGCGGTTTCTACCGTCACCCGGGCTTCAAGGCCTTCGGCATAGATGCGTCCGGGGTCGCCCGCCTGGCCCAACCACTTGGTCATCAAGGCGAGCGCCTCGGGGCGCAAGGGCGAGGTCGACGCGTGGTCGAGGTAGTGCCGCATTACGGGTCGCTCAGCCGATGATGGACGTGATGCAGCGATCGTCGCCCATGGGACGGCTTTGGGTCGTGGCGGTGTCGGCTTGGCCGTAGAGGGCGCCGAGCATGCCGCGCACCAGGCCCCGGTCTACCGCGCAGATCACCGGGTGCTCAATGGCAGCATCCCCGAAGGGACAGTGGTCCGACACGATGCGTAGCCCGTCGCCGTGACGTTCGGCATGGGCGGCGAACCCGTGGGCGGTGAGGGCGTCGGCTACCGCGTGAAGGGCGGTGCGGAACGATTTCTGGGCTGCTCCGGTGGAGGCCGCATCAGCCAGAGCCGCCGCACCCGGCCCGCCCATGGCCTCGGCCATCGCCTGTCCGTATTTCACCCCTACCTCCTCAGCCATCGCCTCGGCGGTGCCGTCGGGCAGCAGGGAGAGGGCGTTGCCGAGCAGGGTGACGAGGAGGTCGTCGTGGCGCACGGGGAGTTCGAGGGTCATCTCGGGAGACGACACCCGGTAGTGCTTTGAGGGACGACCGGCACCGGCGCCGCTGCGCCCGATGGAAACGTCGATGTAGCCGCCGCCGGCCAGTTTGTCGAGGTGATGGCGGGCGACGTTGGGGTGGAGTTCGAACCGTTCGGCCACGGCGGCGGTGGTGACGCCGACCGGGTCGGTGTGGCCCTCGGCGACTTCGCTGCGCTCATGCACGAACAGGTAAATTTCTCGGCGAGTGGGGTCGCCAAAGGCTGAGGTGATGGCCGTAACGGCCGAGGAGAACTCTCTCGGAGTGAGCGGTTGGGGGACTACGGACATCGCCCAGTATTGTACCGAAGGCTGAAGTGGATTTCCCCTGAACTTGGAGCGATTGCCTTATGTCCATCACCGTCGATGCTGTTATCGCCGCCCTTCGTCCCGTCGAGGACCCCGAACTACATCGTTCGATCGTTGATCTCGACATGGTCCGCAATGTGGAAGTGGATGGCGATTCGGTGGCCTTGGAGGTCACTCTCACGATCGCCGGGTGTCCGCTGCGTAACGAGATTCAGAGCCGCGTCACCGCGGCCCTCGAGGGCATCGGGGTGGTCACCGTGACGCTCGAGTTCGGTGTGATGACCGACGAGCAGCGCGCGGCGGTGCGCGAGAAGTTGCAGGGTGACCCCGCGGCGTCGGCGGGCAGCCAGCCTTCCCATGGCCACGCCGAAGGCCGCGCCATCCCCTTCGCCGATCCCTCGAGCACCACCCGCGTGATGCTCATCGCATCGGGAAAGGGCGGGGTGGGCAAGTCCACCGTTACCACCAACCTGTCGGTGGCCCTGGCGCAGCGAGGCAAGAGCGTGGCGGTGATCGATGCCGACGTGTGGGGCTTCTCCATCCCGCGCATGTTGGGGGTAGAGCATCCTCCCGCGGTCATCGATTCGATGCTCGTACCGCCCACCGGGGCGGGTGGAGTGCGCTGTATCTCGATGGGGTTCTTCGCCAAGGAAGACCAGCCGGTCATCTGGCGGGGCCCGATGCTCCACAAGGCCCTGGAGCAGTTTCTCACCGATGTGTTCTGGGATGAACCCGACTATCTCCTGGTGGATCTGCCCCCCGGCACCGGCGATATCTCACTTTCGCTGGCCCAGTTCCTGCCGCGCGCCGAGGTCTATGTCGTGACCACACCGCAGCCGGCCGCCCAGCGGGTGGCCCAGCGGGCCGGTTTTATGGCCCAGAAGGTGAACCTCGAAATCAAGGGTGTGATCGAGAACATGAGTTGGTTCACCGGCGATGATGGCAAGCGTTATGAACTGTTTGGAGCGGGGGGAGGCGACGAGTTGGCCGACCGGCTCGCCGTGCCGCTGCTCGGGCAGATTCCCTTGGTCACCGAGCTGCGGGCCGGCGGCGACTCTGGGCACCCGATCGTGCTGACCGATCCGGCCAGCGATGCGGCCCAGGCGTTTACCCTCGTTGCGGAGCGCGTGGAGCTCGATCTCGCTCCTACCCGGCGCTACCACCGGGAGTTGAAACTGCTCTAGGGCGAACCCAAGGCCCCGAACGGGCGCGAGCGTTTGATTCCCGCGGGTGGGGCGTAACCTTGGGGCTATGGAGCCGATCGTGCCCGACCCACCTGTGTTCCCCGTGGAGGATCGTCCGGTGGGGCGACGGGTAGTGCTGGGGATGCTCGGTCTGGGGGGTCTCGGAGTCTTGTTTGGAGCCAAGGTGCAGTCCGGTATGGGTGCCTTTCTGAGTCCACTCACACGGAATGACCGAACGGGCCTGACGTCGTTGCTGCCCTCTAGCGATCGCTTCCGCATCTACTCGGTCACCGACTCGATGCCCTCCCGCACGGATGCGCAGTACCGTCTCGTGGTTGATGGGGCGGTGGATCAGCCATTGGAACTCGACCTAGCCGACTTACGCGATCGCCTCCCCCAGACCAACCTCACCCGCGATTTTCAATGTGTCACGGGTTGGCGGGTGGCCGACGTGCCCTGGCGGGGGGTGAAGTTGGCCGATCTGCTGGCCGCCGTCGGGGTGGCGCCGGATGCCACCCACGTGAGGTTCTATTCGTTCGACGGGGTCTACACCGAGACGCTCACCCTCGAGCAGGCCCAGCGTGATGATGTGCTCGTCGCCCACGAGATGCTCGGCGGACCCGTGACGCAGCCCCACGGTGGTCCGGTGCGTCTCTATGTGGCTCCGATGTATGGCTACAAGTCGCTGAAATGGCTGGATCGCATCGAGGTGGTTCGGGCGCTCGATGCCCCTACGGATCCGGGGTACTGGGAAAATCTTGGGTACGACACGGATGCCTGGGTGGGGGAGTCCAACGGGCTGAGCGACGCCCCCACCGCATGAAAACTGCGGCGCAGGACGCCAACGAGGTGGTGCGCTTCGACCGGGTCGAGCGTTGGTTGCACTGGAGTAACGCGAGTCTCTTTCTCGTTTTGTTGGCCACGGGCATGACGCTCTACATCCCGGCGCTGTCGAGCCTGGTGGGACGGCGGGTGCTTCTGAAAGACATTCACGTGATTAGTGGTCTCCTGTTGCCGCTACCTCTGCTGGCGGCCTATGCGGGTTCGTGGCGGGGTGGTCTGCGCCGGGATGTGCGGCGACTCTCCCGCTGGTCGGTGGAAGATCGCCGCTGGCTCACCAGCGGGGGGCGACGCGGCCACGCCACCATGGGCAAGTTCAACGCGGGTCAAAAGCTCAACGCCATTTTTGTGGCGGGGTGTATCCCGCTGCTGTTCGTCACCGGTTCCATCATGAAGTGGTTCAACCCCTTCCCACTGGCGTGGCGAACCGGGGCGACCTTTGTGCACGACTGGTTGGCCATTGCCCTTGTCGCGGTCATCACCGTGCACATCCTCAAGGCGCTGTCCGATCCGGTGGCTCTGCGGGCCATGCGCCGCGGCACTGTTCCTCGGGCCGTGGTGGTGCGGCATCACCCCCGGTGGGCGGCCGAAGTTGGGGCCGAGGGACAAGGCGGCACGGAGTCGAGCCAATGACCGGTAGATTGACCCCCGCCCCTACCGAGGAGATTATGTGGACGTCCGCATCGGCCTGACCCAGACCCCGAAAGAGCTTGAGGTGCAGTTGGACGACGACGCCGATGCCGGCGCTCTCAAGAAGCAGGTCGAGCAGGCCCTCGCCGATGGCTCCACGCTATGGCTGACCGACCGCCGAGGCCGTCAGGTTGGCGTACCGGCCGAGAAGCTGGCCTATGTAGAGATCGGTAGCCCGAAGGACGATCGCCGCATCGGTTTCGGCGGCTGATCCTCTCCTAGTGGGGGAGACGGCAACGGAGTTGCGCTCGTCATGACCGTGGAACTCCTTGACCGCAAGTTGCTGTTTGTCACCGGTAAGGGTGGGGTGGGTAAGACCACGATCGCCGCCTCCTTAGCGGTACTGGCGGCGCAGCAGGGCCGACGCACGTTGGTGGGGGAGGTGGATGCCAAAGGCAACCTGGCCGACTTCTTTGAGATCGGCCCCACCCGGTTCAAAGAGCGGGAGGTATCCCGCAACCTGTGGGCGATGTCGATGAACACGGAGGATTCGCTCAAGGAGTATTTGAATCTGCAACTGAAGATTCCGTTGGTGGCGCGTCTGGGGCCACTAGCCCGCACGTTTGATTTCGTGGCCAATGCCGCCCCGGGTGTGAAGGAGATTCTCACCATCGGGAAGTTCGTGTGGGAGGTGCGCGAGCGCCACTACGACCTCGTGGTCGTGGATGCGTCGGCCACGGGGCACATCGTTGGTCAACTGGCCGCGCCCCAGTCGATCCAAGAACTGGTGCAGGTGGGTCTGGTGCGGGATCAGACGGATTGGATGCTCGACATTCTTGGTGATCCAACGAAGACCGGCGCGGTGATCGTGGCGGCCCCCGAGGAGATGCCGGTGAACGAGACCCTCGAACTCGTCACCCGGCTTCGCGCTGAGACGGTGGTGGATCTCGCGGCAGTGGTGGCGAATCGCGTGCTCCCCGAGTTGTTTACCCGTCGCGAAGAGAACATCTTCGATGCTCTGCCGGTGGCGACGCTGACCAAAGCGATCGGTGGTCCGGTGCAGCCTCTGCTCGATGGGGCCCAGTTGGCGGTAACTCTTCGCCGCACGCGCGGCGTGCACCTGGCGCGGCTGCGCCAGGAGTTGCCCCCCGAGGTTCCCTTGCTCTTCGTGCCGTACCTGTTCCAACGCAGTCACGGTGCCCGCGCCACCCGTCAGGTTGCCGAGCATCTGAACGAAGAGTTGACCTAGCCATGCCCGCCCCCAAGCGCCCCGCCGCCAGCACGCGTTCGATCGAGCAGTTGTTGGCGGCCAAGGAGATCGTGATTCACTGCGGTTCGGGAGGGGTGGGCAAGACCACCACGGCGGCGGCGGTGGCCGCGATGGCGGCGGTCCATCACGGTGGCAAGGTGCTCGTCCTCACCGTCGACCCCGCTCGCCGACTGGCCAATGCCCTGGGTCTGGAGGCATTTGGTAACAACGAGACGCAGGTACCGCCGGCGGCGTTTACGAAGGCCGGGGTGGAGGCACGCGGCGAGTTGTGGGTGGCGATGCTCGACACGAAACAAAGTTGGGATGATCTCGTCACTCGTCACGCCCCCGACCCGGAAACACGGGAGGCCATCCTCGCCAATCCGCTCTACAAGAACATCACGGGTCGCTTTGTGCAGAGTCACGATTACATCGCCATGGAGCGGCTCTATGAGATTCACGCCTCGGGGACCTACGACCTAATTGTGGTCGACACGCCTCCCACCCGAAACGCCATCGACTTTCTTGAGGCGCCGGAACGCATGGCCGACTTTTTTTCGAGCCGGCTTCTGCGTTGGCTCACCGTGCCGGCCCGTAGCCGGGTGTTCTCGTTGGCCTCCCGGCCGTTCTATTCGGTGGCAGACCGCGTGCTGGGGTCGAAGTTTCTGGAAGACATTGCCGAGTTCTTCCTTCTGTTCCAGTCCATGTACGACGGTTTTGTGGAACGAGCGACGGCGGTGAACCACACGCTGGGAGACAAACGCACCACCTTCGTGGTGGTGTCTACGTTGGAGGCGGCGCCCGTACGCGAAGCCGAGTTCTTCATCGAGGCTCTCGATCAGCGGGGCTTGCACCTGGGGGCGGTTGTGCTCAATAAGGTGCTGCCGTCGTGGTTTCTCGAAGAGGGCACCACGGCGTCGGCGCGGGCAATGGTTTCTCGATCCGAATCGTTGGCCGAGGCGCTGCCGGCATCGGCTGGATCACCGGAGTTGGTGGCCCGAGTGCTGCGGGAGGTTGGAGAGAGTTTTCTCAACTTTCAGGTGGTGGCCAAGCGGGAAGAGGACACTCGGGCCGATCTCTCCTCCGCTCCGGAGGTGGTAGCCACCGTGCCCTATTTTGATCGCGACATCACCGACCTCGCCGGGTTGTTGGAACTCGGCGAACAACTCTGGCGCTAAGGCATCCTGGGGGCATTGAGAGTCCGTCGGGTTGACCGGTTCAAGCTGTAGGGTTTCGCTGGGCACCAAGTGGCTGGAAAGCACCACTATGAGGCTGTTTCGATCCAAAAATTCTGGCGAGCACCAGGTTGTCGACCTTCGGACCGCGGTAGCGGCGCCCTCAGTGCCCGCATGGGGATCGCCGTCGGCCTGTCCGTATTGTGGCGGTCGGGGCTACCTCGATCACATCGATCTGTTCGACGAAATCATGTACCTTCACTGCACCGCCTGTGGGGAAAAGTTTGTCCTTACCCGGGCCCAAACTGACGCCGCCCGCCCGAGCGCATAAGGGGCGGGCTGGTCAATCCCGTAACCTGGGGAAGTTATGGCATCGCTGACCGAGCTTGCTCGCTTCCACACTTCTCTTGACGGCCGCGACGTCAACCATCTCCAGCGGCTCGTCGCCGTCTGGGGTCTGTTGGCCGACTTCTGTTTCGCCGATCTGCTGCTGTTCGCTCCCACCGTGGATTCCGAGGATGCCGAGCGCTTTCTCGTGTTGTCCCAGGTGCGGCCGTCCACCTCGCAGACGGTCTACCGGGCCGACTGGATCGGGACGACCGTGGACGAGCAAGAGCGCCCGTTGGTATCGCGAGCGTTTCGCATCGGCGAGATCATTGATGGCGAGGCCACCATCGCGGCGTTGAAGGAACGGGTGCGCGTGTTGTGTATTCCGGTCCGTCATCGCGGCAAGGTCATCGCTGTGCTCACGCGTGAGTCCGCCCCCTCCTTTGGCCGGCAGCCAGGGGAACTTGAGCGCACCTACGTCGACATTTTCAACCGCTTTGCCCGGATGATCTCGGCGGGCGACTTCCCCTTTGATGCCCAGGACTCCGAGACGGAGGAGGCGCCCCGGGTGGGCGACGGCGTGATCCTGCTCGATGCCGCCGGCCGGGTGGAGTACACCTCACCCAACGGTGTGTCGGCACTGCACCGGGTTGGGGTGCATGCCAACGCTGAAGGTCTGCGGTTCGGTGAACTGGGCCTTGATGACAGCCTCGTGCGGACGGCGTTCTCCATCGCCGCCCCAGTGACCGAGGAGTTGGAGGGAAGCGCCGATGTGTCGGTGCTGATCCGCTGCATTCCACTGATCGACCACGGGGTGGTCTCGGGTGCGGTTGTCCTCACCCGGGATGTGTCCGAACTGCGGCGGCGAGACCGCCTGTTGCTGTCCAAGGATGCCACTATCCGGGAAATCCACCACCGGGTGAAGAACAACCTGCAGACCATCTCATCGCTCCTGCGGCTCCAGGGCCGCCGATTTTCTTCCCCCGAAGCCAAAGAAGCCATTGAGGAGTCCGTTCGGCGCATCCGGGCCATTGCCT
The Acidimicrobiia bacterium genome window above contains:
- a CDS encoding ATPase, with the protein product MASLTELARFHTSLDGRDVNHLQRLVAVWGLLADFCFADLLLFAPTVDSEDAERFLVLSQVRPSTSQTVYRADWIGTTVDEQERPLVSRAFRIGEIIDGEATIAALKERVRVLCIPVRHRGKVIAVLTRESAPSFGRQPGELERTYVDIFNRFARMISAGDFPFDAQDSETEEAPRVGDGVILLDAAGRVEYTSPNGVSALHRVGVHANAEGLRFGELGLDDSLVRTAFSIAAPVTEELEGSADVSVLIRCIPLIDHGVVSGAVVLTRDVSELRRRDRLLLSKDATIREIHHRVKNNLQTISSLLRLQGRRFSSPEAKEAIEESVRRIRAIALVHETLSREAGDDVAFVEIVRPLLRMVEEGMSSEDRPVVLRVEGDAGFLPAAVATPLAVVLNELLQNAIDHAFPAGLDLQVDPGVAIVGLHREGDRLTVTVVDDGVGVPANFDLTAVTGLGLSIVRTLVTSELMGTIAIERGAGGGNRPGTVIRLDLPASLPE